Within Gemmatimonadota bacterium, the genomic segment GAAGCGGAAGCTCGGCGCCTACGCCCTGACCGAGCCGCAGTGGGGGATGGCCATCGACCTCGGCCGGTGCACCGGCTGCTCGGCCTGCGTCACGGCGTGTTATGCGGAGAACAACATTCCGTACGTCGGCGAGGAGGAGGTGCTGCGGGGCCGCGAACTCAGCTGGATGCGGATCGAACGGTACTTCGAGGGCGGGGAAGACGGCCAGCCGATCGCGGCTCGGGTCATCCCGATGCTCTGTCAGCATTGCGACAATGCGCCCTGCGAGCCGGTCTGTCCGGTGTACGCCGCCTACCATACGCCCGACGGGCTCAACGGCCAGGTGTACAACCGCTGCGTCGGGACCCGCTATTGTGCCAATAACTGTCCCTACAAAGTGCGGTACTTCAACTGGTACGCCTACGCCAAGAAGGCTTTCCCCGAGCCGCTCAACCTTCAGCTCAATCCCGATGTCACGGTTCGGGCCCGGGGCGTCATGGAGAAGTGCACCTTCTGCGTCCAGCGGATCCGGGGCGCCCAGCACCAGGCGCGGCTCGAGGATCGGGGACTTCGCGACGGCGATGTGGTCACGGCTTGCGCGCAAGCGTGCCCGTCCGGCGCCATCACCTTCGGCGACATGACGAATCCGGACAGCCGGGTCGTCCTGGCGGCCAAGAACCACCGAGGCTATCACGTGCTCGAAGAAGTCAACGTACGACCGGCCGTGACCTACCTCGCCAAGGTCGTTCCCGGATCGGAGGCCTAACGCGATGACCGCCACGCTTCACGATTCTTCCCGGCCCGCCATGACGCACGCGGAGGTCACCCGCGACGTCGTCAATACCCTCCAGACGCCAAGCCGGGGCTACTACATGGCCCTGTTCGCGGCCATCGGCATGTTCTTGATCGGTGCCGCCACCTTCGTGGCGTTGCTGAAAGAGGGCCTCGGCTTGGCCGGCTACAATCCGCCGGTCTTCTGGTCCGTCTATATCACGACGTTTGTCTTCTGGATCGGTATCGGTCATGCCGGCACCCTGATTTCGGCCATCCTGTTCCTGTTCCGGTCTCCGTGGCGAACGGCCGTCTACCGGTCCACCGAGGCCATGACGGTGTTTGCCGTCATGACGGCTGGTCTCTTTCCGATCATCCACATCGGACGCCAATGGATCTTCTACTGGCTCTTGCCGTACCCGAACCAGCGCTGGCTCTGGCCGAACTTCAAGTCGCCGCTGATTTGGGACGTCTTCGCGATCTCGACGTACCTCACTGTGTCGACGACGTTCTTGGTCGTTGGCCTAGTGCCGGATATCGCCGCCGTTCGCGACAAGATGACCGGCTGGCGCAAGAAGCTGTATGGGGCGTTGTCGCTCGGCTGGACCGGAGCCGATTCCCAGTGGCGGCACTACAGCCGAGGATATCTCTACCTCGCGGCGCTGGCGACTCCTCTGGTGCTCTCGGTCCACTCGGTCGTATCCTGGGACTTCGCAATGTCGGTCATACCGGGGTGGCACGGGACGATCTTCGCCCCCTATTTCGTGGCCGGGGCCATCTACTCCGGCATCGGCATGGTGCTCACCCTAGTCATTCCGCTCCGCCGGGTGCTCAAGATCGAGCACCTGATCACCGAGTATCACTTCGATAACCTGGCCAAGCTCACGCTGCTCACCGGGACGATTCTGTTCTACGCCTACGGCATGGAATACTTCGTGGCCTGGTATAGCGGGAATACCTACGAGCAGGAAACCTTCTGGCGCCGGGCGTTCGGCCCCCAGTGGTGGTCCGGGTGGACCATGATCACCTGCAACGCGTTCGTGTCGCAGCTACTCTGGTTTCGGAAGGTCCGGCGGAACCTGACCGCCTTGTTCGTCATCTCGATCTTCATCAACATCGGGATGTGGTTCGAGCGCTACGTCATCATTACCTCGTCGCTGTCCAATGACTTCCTCCCCTTTGCCTGGGGCCAGATGAACCCGACGTGGGCTGACTGGGGCATCCTGGTCGGCTCGTTCGGCTGGTTTGGGATGTACTTCCTGCTCTTCGCGCGGACCTTCCCGGTCGTCGCGATTCAGGAAATCAAGGAGATGATTCCGATGCCGCGTCGAAAGGGGGGAGCACACTGATGGCCAAAGCCGTTTCGGGCGTGCTTGCCTCGTTCAAATATGAGGACGCCGCCGTCAATGCGATCAAGGGCTTGAAGGCCAAAGGCTTCAAGGACCTTACCGTGTACTCGGCCGCGCCGAATCACCACATCGAGGAAGCCCTCGACCAACCGGTCAGTTGGGTCCGGGCCTTTACCCTGATCGGGGCCATGACCGGTTGCGCCGCCGGTTTCGGGATGTCGATTTGGATGGCCGTGGACTGGCCGCTCCTGGTCGGCGGCAAGCCAATCGTCGCCATTCCGCCGTTCGTCGTGCTGGGGTTCGAACTCACGATCCTGTACGGCGCGCTCTCAACCGTCGCGGGGGTCATCATTTTGTCGGCGATGAAATCTCTCAAGGGGCGGCCCTATAAACCCGAGTTCAGCGATGACACCATCGGGCTGTTCGTCCCCTGCCCCCAGGAGCAACGCGGCGCCGTTCGCACGTTCCTCGAGGGAACCGGGCCGGAGGAGGTCACCGAACATGGCTCGTAAATCCTGGTTCACGCTCCTGGTGGTTGGAAGTCTGTCGGGGTGCAACTGGTACTACAATACGTTGCCGTCCCCGGACGACCTGATGAAACTGGTGCCGTGGTTCGATCATATGATCAAATCCCCGGCCGTTAGTCCCTACCAACGGTCCGATGTGCCCCGGATTACACCGCCCGGCACCGTCCCGATTACCGGAGGCGAGGCCGACTGGAATACCGGGAATCTGACCGGCCCGATTCCGCTCTACGGCTTCGATAGTCTCGTCGGCAGTCGCCAAGTCAACCCGACCGATCCGGCTCGCACCTTAGCTCGGGGGGATACCCTGTACGCGACGTTTTGCGCCACCTGCCACGGCGATCTCGGTGACGGCAAAGGCCCCGTCGGCGTGCGGCTGGGCGCGATGTCGCTCGTGACCGACCGGGCCAAGAGCTTCACCGATGGCTATCTGTATAGCATCGTGCGGTATGGGCGGGCGGGCATGCCCTTGTATGGTGACAAGATGTTCCGCCAGCATGACCGCTGGGCCGTGGTGAATTACCTCCGAAAACTTCAGGGCCTGACGGCGCCGGCACCGGCCCCTGCGGCGGAAGGAACGGTCAAATGACCTCGCATCTCCGCGATCGCCTGGTGGCTCGCGGCCTCAGCGGCCGCTACGACCTGTTCTTCAATCTCGGCGGGTTGCTTGCGGTGGTTGGCGCCGCCTTGTTCGGGTACGCCATGACCTCGGTCGGCTCCGAGCGCGCTTGGCATTTGTTCCACGTCAACTGGCTGTTTTTTACCGGCATCACCGGCGGTAGTCTGGCCGTGTCCGCCGTCCACAAACTGGCCAACGCCAAGTGGTCCGGGGTCATCATTCGATTCGCCCAGGCCCACGTCTTCTTCGCGGTGGTCTCCCTGGCGGGATTGGTGGCCATTTTTACGGTCGGGTACGAACCGATCTATGGCCACATGCATGAGCAACTGCATTCGTTCTCGCATGGCAAGGCGCTTTGGCTCTCGAAGCCGTTCATGTTCGGCCGGTTGCTGACGGGCCTCGGATTGCTGTACTGGGTTGGGTGGTCGCTGGTTCGGGCCGACTTGGCGCCGGACATTTCGCTGGCCAAGGATGTCGTCACCGATGCTCGCAAAGGGCTCTACCAGGGCATCGCGCAGGGGTTTGATCCGACGCCGGCTGGCCGGGCCGCGCACGACGCCAAGATTGGCCGCCTGGCCGCCGTCTATGTCGTCCTCTATGCGTTGGTGTTCTCGATCGTGGCGTTCGACGGAATGATGGCCCTCCAGCCGCACTGGTTCAGCAATCTCCTGGGCGGGTGGTATTTCATGGGCTCGTTCTTGGGAGCCCATACCTGCTTGGCCCTGATGACGATCTACGGCGGTCGCCACCTCGGGATCTCCGACTTGGTAAGCCCGAAGCAGCGGCACGACCTGGGTAAGCTCTGCTTCGGCTTTACTGTGTTCTGGGCGTATCTGATGTGGTCCCAGTTTCTGGTCATCTGGTACGGCAACATGGACGAGGAAACCGGGTTCGTCTTTGCCCGGCTTTGGGGCGAGTGGATGCCGATTGGCCGGGCGGTCTTCGTCGGCATGTTCCTGCTGCCGTTCTGGGGCCTCCTTTTCGTTGCGGCAAAGCGGACACCGCTGGTTCTAGGCGTGTTCGCCCTGGTGAGCTTCAGCTCGCTGTGGCTGGAGCGCTACCTCTTGGTGCTCCCGTCGGTCACGAAAGAGCATGGTCCGGTCTTCGGCCTTCCAGAACTTGGGCCGACCCTGCTGATGCTGGGGCTCTTTCTGCTCTGTTATGCGGTATTCGCCAGACGGTTCCCGATGATTTCCCCGCGGCTGGCGGAGATTACCCTGGCGGCCGAACAGCACCACGGACACGAGGCGCCGGCTGCGGATCACGGCCCCGCGAAGGAAGTCGGCGCGTAGCCGTTCGGAGCAGGTCCAGTGATAAGACAAAACGAGGGGTCGGCCCGGGTGGCCGACCCCTCGTCGCATACTGTGCGCCCCCGGCTCTACTCGCGGAGGGCGATACTCCGAGCCAATAGGTTGAGCGAGTCGGCAGGAAGCTGGCCGGTGACCGTAAGGATCCGGAGCCCCCGCCGGGCGCTGACCGCCCCGTCGCTGAGATAGTCCGGAGGCGTCAGGTCGGGTTGACTGGCGCCGAGTCCCGCGTGCTGCGCTCGGTGCCGGACCACCAGATCCTGAACCCGATCCATCGGCCCCTCAATGGTCTGAACGATTCGGCCAGGGCCAGATTGACGGAGGCTCTGCGTTCGTCCTGCTCCATGACCTCGTCTGCCGGCATTTCCGGCGCCGAATGGCCGCTTGGGCTTCGTCGCGAGCCAAGTTGGCCGCCACCGCGAAAACCCAGGCCCGCGGTTTCTCGGGACGGTGCGCCA encodes:
- a CDS encoding hydrogenase, which translates into the protein MTHAEVTRDVVNTLQTPSRGYYMALFAAIGMFLIGAATFVALLKEGLGLAGYNPPVFWSVYITTFVFWIGIGHAGTLISAILFLFRSPWRTAVYRSTEAMTVFAVMTAGLFPIIHIGRQWIFYWLLPYPNQRWLWPNFKSPLIWDVFAISTYLTVSTTFLVVGLVPDIAAVRDKMTGWRKKLYGALSLGWTGADSQWRHYSRGYLYLAALATPLVLSVHSVVSWDFAMSVIPGWHGTIFAPYFVAGAIYSGIGMVLTLVIPLRRVLKIEHLITEYHFDNLAKLTLLTGTILFYAYGMEYFVAWYSGNTYEQETFWRRAFGPQWWSGWTMITCNAFVSQLLWFRKVRRNLTALFVISIFINIGMWFERYVIITSSLSNDFLPFAWGQMNPTWADWGILVGSFGWFGMYFLLFARTFPVVAIQEIKEMIPMPRRKGGAH
- a CDS encoding DUF3341 domain-containing protein, translated to MAKAVSGVLASFKYEDAAVNAIKGLKAKGFKDLTVYSAAPNHHIEEALDQPVSWVRAFTLIGAMTGCAAGFGMSIWMAVDWPLLVGGKPIVAIPPFVVLGFELTILYGALSTVAGVIILSAMKSLKGRPYKPEFSDDTIGLFVPCPQEQRGAVRTFLEGTGPEEVTEHGS
- a CDS encoding c-type cytochrome, whose translation is MTPSGCSSPAPRSNAAPFARSSREPGRRRSPNMARKSWFTLLVVGSLSGCNWYYNTLPSPDDLMKLVPWFDHMIKSPAVSPYQRSDVPRITPPGTVPITGGEADWNTGNLTGPIPLYGFDSLVGSRQVNPTDPARTLARGDTLYATFCATCHGDLGDGKGPVGVRLGAMSLVTDRAKSFTDGYLYSIVRYGRAGMPLYGDKMFRQHDRWAVVNYLRKLQGLTAPAPAPAAEGTVK